A region of Pseudomonas cavernicola DNA encodes the following proteins:
- a CDS encoding DUF2269 family protein: protein MDHYLLLKILHSLPAVLLPLGVIAHVVLLWKARQRAEPGVLPSKLRRTRLISLPVMGVLAVTLPVSGWQLVHMVGWPLSQFWLLGSALLFAVLILFGLLLAGRLAAWEALGDTPAPQRLLRFNLAYAALILLLLLVILGLMGAKPA from the coding sequence ATGGATCACTACCTGCTGCTGAAGATTCTCCACAGTCTGCCCGCCGTCCTGCTGCCGCTCGGTGTGATTGCCCATGTCGTGCTGCTGTGGAAGGCCCGCCAGCGTGCCGAACCGGGCGTACTGCCAAGCAAATTGCGCCGTACCCGGCTGATCAGCCTGCCGGTCATGGGCGTGCTGGCCGTGACGCTGCCCGTCAGCGGCTGGCAGCTGGTGCATATGGTCGGCTGGCCGCTGAGCCAGTTCTGGCTGCTCGGCAGTGCCCTGCTGTTTGCCGTGTTGATCCTCTTCGGCCTGCTGCTGGCTGGCCGCCTTGCCGCCTGGGAAGCCCTGGGCGATACGCCGGCGCCGCAGCGGTTGCTGCGTTTCAATCTGGCTTACGCCGCGTTGATTCTGCTTCTCTTGCTGGTGATCCTCGGCCTGATGGGTGCGAAGCCGGCCTGA
- the ilvA gene encoding threonine ammonia-lyase, biosynthetic encodes MLEQYVKKILTSRVYDIAVETPLQPAHQLSERLANQILLKREDLQPVFSFKIRGAYNKLAQLTAVELARGVVTASAGNHAQGVALAAKELGIKATIVMPKTTPEIKVHGVRSRGGKVVLHGDSFPEALAYSLKLVEEKGYVYIHPYDDPHTIAGQGTVAMEILRQHPGQLDAIFVPVGGGGLIAGIAAYVKYLRPEIKVIGVEPDDSNCLQAAMAAGERVVLSQVGLFADGVAVAQIGRHTFDICRDYVDEVLTVSTDEICAAIKDIYDDTRSITEPAGALGVAGIKKYVEREGCSGQVLVAIDSGANVNFDRLRHVAERAELGEGREAIIAVTIPEKPGSFKAFCEAIGKRQITEFNYRYHTDKEAHIFVGVQTHPETDPREALVKNLQVQGFPVLDLTDNELAKLHIRHMVGGHAVRVSDEVVYRFEFPERPGALFNFLHKLGGRWNISMFHYRNHGAADGRVVVGLQVPTGDRHLVPAALEDIGYPYWDESDNPAYQLFLG; translated from the coding sequence ATGCTCGAACAGTACGTCAAGAAAATCCTTACCTCGCGGGTCTATGACATCGCGGTGGAAACCCCCCTGCAACCGGCTCATCAGCTGTCCGAACGTCTGGCTAACCAGATTCTGCTCAAGCGCGAAGACCTGCAGCCGGTGTTCTCCTTCAAGATTCGCGGCGCTTACAACAAGCTGGCGCAATTGACCGCGGTGGAGCTGGCGCGCGGTGTGGTGACGGCCTCGGCGGGTAACCACGCCCAGGGCGTGGCCCTGGCGGCGAAGGAGCTGGGCATCAAGGCGACTATCGTCATGCCCAAGACCACCCCGGAAATCAAGGTGCATGGCGTGCGTTCGCGCGGCGGCAAAGTGGTGCTGCATGGCGATTCCTTCCCCGAGGCGCTGGCGTATTCGCTGAAGCTGGTCGAGGAGAAGGGCTACGTCTACATCCACCCCTACGACGACCCGCACACCATCGCCGGCCAGGGCACGGTGGCCATGGAAATCCTTCGCCAGCACCCCGGCCAACTGGACGCGATCTTCGTACCGGTCGGCGGCGGTGGGCTGATCGCCGGGATCGCCGCCTACGTCAAATACCTGCGCCCGGAGATCAAGGTAATCGGCGTCGAGCCGGATGACTCCAACTGCCTGCAAGCGGCGATGGCCGCCGGCGAGCGCGTGGTGCTGAGCCAGGTCGGCTTGTTCGCCGATGGCGTGGCGGTGGCGCAAATCGGTCGGCACACCTTCGATATCTGCCGCGACTATGTCGACGAAGTGCTGACAGTCAGCACCGACGAGATTTGTGCGGCGATCAAGGACATCTACGATGACACTCGCTCGATCACCGAGCCGGCCGGCGCCCTGGGCGTGGCCGGGATCAAGAAGTACGTCGAGCGTGAAGGCTGTAGCGGTCAGGTGCTGGTAGCCATCGATTCTGGCGCCAACGTCAACTTCGACCGCCTGCGGCATGTCGCCGAGCGTGCCGAGTTGGGCGAGGGTCGTGAGGCGATCATCGCTGTGACCATTCCAGAGAAGCCGGGCAGTTTCAAGGCGTTCTGCGAGGCCATCGGCAAACGCCAGATCACCGAGTTCAATTACCGCTACCACACCGACAAAGAGGCGCACATCTTCGTCGGTGTGCAGACCCACCCGGAGACCGATCCGCGTGAGGCATTGGTGAAGAACCTGCAGGTGCAGGGTTTCCCGGTGCTCGATCTGACCGACAACGAACTGGCCAAGCTGCATATCCGCCACATGGTCGGCGGCCATGCGGTGCGGGTCAGCGATGAGGTGGTGTATCGCTTCGAGTTCCCCGAGCGGCCGGGCGCGCTGTTCAACTTCCTGCACAAGCTCGGCGGGCGCTGGAACATCTCGATGTTCCACTACCGCAACCACGGTGCCGCCGATGGTCGTGTGGTGGTTGGCCTGCAAGTGCCGACCGGCGACCGCCATCTGGTGCCGGCGGCGCTGGAGGATATCGGCTATCCGTATTGGGATGAGAGCGATAATCCGGCCTACCAACTGTTTCTCGGCTAA
- the rpiA gene encoding ribose-5-phosphate isomerase RpiA: MTQDQLKQAVAQAAVDFILAQLDDKSIVGVGTGSTANCFIDALALHKGAFDGAVASSEATAQRLKGHGIPVYELNTVSDLEFYVDGCDESNERLELIKGGGAALTREKIVAAVAKTFVCIADGSKLVPLLGAFPLPVEVIPMARSHVARELVKLGGDPVYREGVITDNGNIIIDVFNLQISNPSELEAQINAIVGVVCNGLFAARPADLLLLGTTDGVKTLRR, encoded by the coding sequence ATGACTCAGGATCAGCTCAAACAAGCAGTAGCGCAGGCCGCTGTCGACTTCATCCTTGCGCAACTCGATGACAAGAGCATCGTCGGGGTCGGCACCGGGTCCACCGCTAACTGCTTCATCGACGCGCTGGCCCTGCACAAAGGCGCCTTCGATGGCGCCGTGGCCAGTTCGGAAGCCACCGCACAGCGCCTGAAAGGCCATGGCATTCCAGTCTACGAGCTGAACACCGTCAGCGACCTGGAGTTTTACGTGGACGGCTGCGATGAGAGCAACGAACGCCTGGAACTGATCAAGGGCGGCGGCGCGGCGCTGACTCGCGAGAAAATCGTCGCCGCAGTGGCCAAGACCTTCGTCTGCATCGCCGACGGCAGCAAGCTGGTGCCGCTGCTCGGGGCCTTCCCGCTACCGGTGGAAGTCATCCCCATGGCCCGCAGCCATGTCGCCCGTGAACTGGTCAAGCTCGGCGGCGACCCGGTGTACCGTGAAGGGGTGATCACCGATAACGGCAATATCATCATCGACGTGTTCAACCTGCAGATCAGCAACCCTAGCGAGCTGGAAGCGCAGATCAACGCCATCGTCGGCGTGGTCTGCAATGGTTTATTCGCCGCGCGCCCCGCCGATTTGCTGCTGCTCGGCACCACGGACGGGGTAAAAACCCTGCGCCGCTGA
- a CDS encoding YegP family protein, producing MASKFHLKKASDGQFHFNLLAGNGEIILTSELYKAKDSALNGIESVRKNIAREGAFEVKATSNGKHHFVLKASNGQVIGQSQMYSTPASCEQGVQSVTKNAPAATLQDDS from the coding sequence ATGGCTAGCAAATTCCATCTGAAAAAGGCCAGCGACGGCCAGTTCCACTTCAATCTACTCGCCGGCAATGGCGAGATCATTCTCACCAGCGAACTGTACAAGGCCAAAGACTCGGCACTGAACGGCATCGAGTCGGTACGCAAGAATATCGCCCGCGAAGGCGCCTTCGAAGTCAAAGCCACCAGCAACGGCAAACACCATTTCGTACTCAAAGCCAGCAACGGCCAGGTGATCGGGCAAAGCCAGATGTACAGCACGCCGGCCAGTTGTGAACAGGGCGTGCAGTCGGTGACCAAGAACGCCCCCGCCGCCACCCTGCAGGACGACAGCTAA
- a CDS encoding SdiA-regulated domain-containing protein: protein MRRLLTLKHLLGALLLGLLLLLAAAAQEFRLFERAWFQVQEWRHGSEWREVSIWLPDYRVVIEAQPIAGLEDDVSALAYDPDRKTLFTVTNQNSQLIELSLDGRVLRRIPLLGFGDPEAIEYISPGLYVITDERQQRLIKVRLGEGSAPIKAADAQQLTLGIGLSGNKGFEGLAYDPAGKRLFVAKERDPVRIYEVHGFPHTNPERPFAVHVVDDPERDAGLFVRDLSSLAFDQRSGHLLALSDESRLLLELNADGRPISSLSLMRGQHGLKKTVPQAEGIASDDAGNIFLVSEPNLFYVFRKQAN, encoded by the coding sequence ATGCGTCGCCTGCTGACCCTGAAACACCTGCTGGGCGCCCTGCTGCTGGGCCTGTTGCTGCTATTGGCAGCGGCGGCTCAGGAGTTCCGCCTGTTCGAGCGGGCCTGGTTCCAAGTGCAAGAATGGCGCCATGGCAGCGAGTGGCGGGAAGTTTCGATCTGGCTGCCGGACTATCGGGTGGTCATCGAAGCGCAGCCCATTGCCGGGCTGGAGGATGACGTTTCCGCGCTGGCCTACGACCCGGACCGCAAGACGCTGTTCACCGTCACCAACCAGAATTCCCAGCTCATTGAGTTGTCGCTGGATGGGCGGGTTCTGCGGCGCATTCCCTTGCTGGGGTTTGGCGATCCGGAGGCGATCGAGTACATCAGCCCAGGCCTCTATGTGATCACCGACGAGCGCCAGCAGCGCCTGATCAAGGTGCGCCTGGGTGAGGGCTCGGCGCCGATCAAGGCGGCCGATGCCCAACAGCTGACGCTGGGCATCGGCCTCAGCGGCAACAAGGGTTTCGAGGGGCTGGCCTACGATCCAGCCGGCAAGCGCCTGTTCGTCGCCAAGGAGCGCGATCCGGTGCGCATCTATGAGGTGCACGGCTTTCCCCATACCAATCCAGAGCGCCCCTTCGCCGTGCATGTGGTCGATGACCCCGAGCGCGATGCCGGCTTGTTCGTCCGCGATCTGTCCAGTCTCGCCTTCGACCAGCGCAGCGGCCATCTGCTGGCGCTTTCCGATGAGTCGCGACTGCTGCTGGAGCTGAATGCCGATGGCCGGCCGATCAGCAGCCTGTCGCTGATGCGCGGTCAGCACGGGCTGAAAAAAACCGTGCCGCAGGCCGAAGGGATTGCCAGCGACGATGCCGGCAATATCTTCCTGGTCAGCGAGCCGAACCTGTTTTATGTGTTCAGAAAACAGGCCAACTAG
- a CDS encoding AraC family transcriptional regulator — protein sequence MVLSLLPEERALTTLHTIALAVSQLSVSGVPRQRLLQDSGLTSADLETPDKLISHAQELRVFANAIHCTRDPALGLSLGLRMHVSAYGMLGYSMLASRTLRDALSLALAHPALLGTYFKLSLQEDGDEARLVATGYRYAPELTVFNTELCLTSLLTVIQDLLGEAVRPRRLQLPFRQPLHAQAYTDKLGCPVDFGAPASALCFNAALLDRELPLADPVTCHYGLQQCLKLDAQLNSGHDVLEQIRQHLASHLREASSLERVAAQLHRSARTLRRHLQRMNTSYQRLLDEVRYDKARQLLMQTDLPIYLIAEQLGYSETASFRHAFLRWSGQTPSLYRR from the coding sequence ATGGTTTTGTCATTGCTACCTGAAGAGCGCGCCCTGACCACCTTGCACACCATCGCCCTGGCGGTTAGCCAGCTCAGCGTAAGCGGGGTGCCACGCCAGCGCTTGCTGCAAGACAGCGGCCTGACCAGTGCGGATCTGGAAACCCCGGACAAACTGATCAGCCACGCCCAAGAACTGCGGGTCTTCGCCAACGCCATCCATTGCACCCGCGACCCGGCACTCGGCCTATCGCTAGGCCTACGGATGCACGTTTCGGCATACGGCATGCTCGGCTACAGCATGCTCGCCAGCCGCACCCTGCGCGATGCGCTGAGCCTGGCACTGGCGCATCCGGCGCTGCTCGGCACCTACTTCAAATTGAGCCTGCAAGAGGACGGCGACGAGGCCCGCCTGGTGGCGACCGGTTATCGCTACGCCCCGGAGTTGACGGTATTCAACACCGAGCTGTGCCTGACCTCGCTGCTCACAGTAATCCAGGATCTACTCGGTGAAGCGGTGCGTCCTCGGCGCTTACAACTGCCCTTCCGCCAACCGCTGCACGCCCAGGCCTATACCGACAAACTCGGCTGCCCGGTGGACTTCGGTGCCCCCGCGAGCGCGCTGTGCTTCAACGCCGCGCTGCTCGACCGCGAGTTGCCGCTGGCCGACCCGGTGACTTGCCATTACGGCCTGCAGCAATGCCTGAAGCTGGATGCTCAGTTGAACAGTGGCCACGATGTGCTCGAGCAGATCCGCCAGCACCTGGCCAGTCATTTGCGTGAAGCCAGTAGCCTGGAACGGGTCGCGGCTCAACTGCATCGCAGTGCGCGCACCCTGCGCCGTCATTTGCAACGGATGAACACCAGCTACCAACGCCTGCTCGACGAGGTGCGCTACGACAAGGCGCGCCAGCTGTTGATGCAGACCGACCTGCCTATCTACCTGATCGCCGAACAGCTCGGTTACAGCGAAACCGCCAGCTTCCGCCATGCCTTCCTACGCTGGAGCGGGCAGACGCCGAGCCTGTATCGGCGGTAG
- a CDS encoding ABC transporter ATP-binding protein, with amino-acid sequence MSSAISIEHLCMEFGDPGQGVKALDNVSLEIHANEFFTLLGPSGCGKTTLLRLIAGFEQPSSGTIRLYGEPMQDLPPFRRPVNTVFQSYALFPHMTVAQNIAFGLEMRGLSKSEIAQTVSAMLELVKLPEVGNRRADQLSGGQQQRIALARALANRPKVLLLDESLSALDQKLRKDMQIELKRLQGETGITFIFVTHDQEEALTMSDRIAVINKGQVLQVGTPTEIYEAPVNRTVADFIGETNFLAAVALETGVRLADGQLLSAFSSKRGAVTLAIRPERVSLAEDGQLEALVENVVYVGTDTVYHLQVAGQSGFRVRQQNRDGALCAYGPGERVRVRVAATAIKVLNE; translated from the coding sequence ATGTCCAGCGCGATCAGCATCGAACACCTGTGCATGGAATTCGGCGATCCAGGCCAGGGCGTCAAAGCCCTCGACAACGTCTCGCTAGAGATCCACGCCAACGAATTCTTCACCCTACTCGGCCCCTCCGGCTGCGGCAAAACCACCCTCCTGCGGCTCATCGCCGGCTTCGAGCAACCGAGCTCCGGCACCATCCGCCTGTACGGCGAGCCGATGCAGGATTTACCGCCGTTCCGACGGCCGGTGAACACCGTATTCCAGAGCTACGCGCTGTTCCCACACATGACGGTGGCGCAGAACATCGCCTTCGGCCTGGAGATGCGCGGCCTGTCGAAAAGCGAGATCGCCCAGACGGTCAGCGCCATGCTCGAGCTGGTCAAACTGCCGGAGGTCGGCAACCGCCGCGCCGATCAGCTTTCCGGTGGCCAACAACAGCGCATCGCCCTGGCCCGCGCGCTGGCCAACCGGCCCAAGGTGCTGCTACTCGATGAATCGCTCTCGGCCCTCGACCAGAAACTGCGCAAAGACATGCAGATCGAGTTGAAGCGCCTGCAGGGCGAAACCGGCATCACCTTCATCTTCGTCACCCACGATCAGGAAGAAGCCCTGACCATGTCCGACCGTATCGCGGTGATCAATAAGGGCCAGGTGCTGCAAGTCGGCACCCCCACCGAGATTTACGAGGCGCCGGTCAACCGTACGGTGGCGGATTTTATCGGCGAAACCAATTTCCTCGCGGCCGTGGCGCTGGAGACCGGCGTGCGCCTGGCTGACGGCCAGCTGCTCAGCGCCTTTAGCAGCAAACGCGGGGCCGTGACCCTGGCCATCCGCCCGGAACGGGTCAGCCTGGCCGAGGATGGCCAACTGGAGGCGCTGGTGGAAAACGTGGTGTATGTCGGCACCGACACCGTCTACCACCTGCAAGTCGCCGGGCAGAGCGGCTTTCGCGTGCGCCAGCAGAATCGCGACGGTGCACTCTGCGCCTATGGACCCGGAGAGCGCGTGCGCGTGCGGGTCGCGGCCACCGCGATCAAGGTGCTCAACGAATGA
- a CDS encoding ABC transporter permease has protein sequence MNSPRLVAARRQLNLRMLLSAPAMLTLLVFMLLPLGIMFVISILQSGDYGGVKWGQYSLEAYRNFFYERDLDDSLVFNTDYLQIFQRSFWLSILTTAGCLLIGFPTALYLALQTERKRNLLLFLVTVPFWTNLLVRAYAWMLLLRNGGLVDGGLQGLGLTEQGLGLLYTDNAVIIGLLYTYLPFMVLPIYTSLEKLDWRLVEAAFDLGANRFQALKRIIVPLAMPGIVAGSILVFIPSLGNYIIPELLGGGKTLMIGNLIQLQFGASHNWPLGAALSFALLSFVLLAMLIYSLRFKPVTAGGHP, from the coding sequence ATGAACAGCCCACGCCTTGTCGCCGCTCGGCGCCAGCTCAACCTCCGCATGCTGCTGAGCGCGCCAGCCATGCTGACCTTGCTGGTGTTCATGCTGTTGCCGCTGGGGATCATGTTCGTCATCTCGATCCTGCAATCGGGTGACTACGGCGGCGTGAAGTGGGGCCAGTACTCGCTGGAGGCCTACCGCAACTTCTTCTACGAGCGCGACCTGGACGACAGCCTGGTGTTCAACACCGACTACCTGCAGATTTTCCAGCGTTCGTTCTGGCTGTCGATACTGACCACCGCTGGCTGCCTGCTGATCGGCTTCCCCACCGCGCTGTACCTGGCCTTGCAGACCGAGCGCAAACGCAACCTGCTGCTGTTTCTGGTCACCGTGCCGTTCTGGACCAACCTGTTGGTACGCGCCTACGCCTGGATGCTGCTGCTGCGCAACGGTGGCCTGGTCGATGGCGGCTTGCAGGGGCTGGGGCTCACCGAGCAGGGTCTCGGTCTGCTCTACACCGACAACGCAGTGATCATCGGCCTGCTCTACACCTACCTACCGTTTATGGTGCTGCCGATCTACACCAGCCTGGAAAAACTCGACTGGCGCCTGGTGGAGGCTGCCTTCGACCTCGGCGCCAACCGTTTCCAGGCGCTGAAACGGATCATCGTGCCGCTGGCCATGCCCGGCATCGTCGCCGGCAGCATTCTGGTGTTCATCCCGTCGCTGGGTAACTACATCATTCCGGAACTGCTCGGCGGCGGTAAGACGTTGATGATCGGCAACCTGATCCAGCTGCAGTTCGGCGCCTCGCACAACTGGCCGCTGGGCGCCGCGCTGTCCTTCGCCCTGCTCAGCTTCGTGTTACTGGCCATGCTGATCTATAGCCTGCGCTTCAAACCGGTCACCGCCGGAGGCCACCCATGA
- a CDS encoding ABC transporter permease — translation MNTQNPLWRFAGMRPAAWFFFIFLYLPILVLVVLSFNGGQSATLWDGFSLKWYSVVANDPDIVRAAKNSLIVASFATLISTGLATLAALGMRGRAFRGQTLMSGVLGLPLLVPEIVTAVATLMFFAFIGLKLSLFTILIAHVVFCIPFAYLPIRARLEGMNPQLLEAAADLYASPWHAFWKVSFPLLMPGIVSGAMLAFIISMDDFVITYFVAGAGSTTLPVYIFSSIRMGISPKINAISSIILVISIAFVALSYYVGQRKR, via the coding sequence ATGAACACGCAAAATCCCTTGTGGCGCTTCGCCGGCATGCGCCCGGCGGCCTGGTTCTTCTTCATCTTCCTGTATCTGCCGATTCTGGTGCTGGTGGTGCTGAGCTTCAACGGCGGGCAATCGGCGACCCTCTGGGATGGCTTCAGCTTGAAATGGTACTCGGTGGTGGCGAATGATCCGGACATCGTCCGCGCGGCGAAGAACTCGCTGATCGTCGCCAGCTTCGCCACCTTGATTTCCACCGGCCTGGCCACCTTGGCCGCGCTGGGCATGCGCGGCCGCGCTTTCCGCGGGCAGACCCTGATGAGCGGCGTACTCGGCCTGCCGCTGCTGGTGCCGGAGATTGTCACCGCGGTGGCGACCCTGATGTTCTTCGCCTTTATCGGTTTGAAGCTGTCGCTGTTCACCATCCTGATCGCCCATGTGGTGTTCTGCATCCCCTTCGCCTACCTGCCGATCCGAGCACGCCTGGAGGGCATGAACCCGCAACTGCTGGAAGCTGCTGCCGATCTCTACGCCTCTCCCTGGCACGCGTTCTGGAAGGTGAGCTTTCCGCTGCTGATGCCGGGGATTGTCTCGGGAGCGATGCTGGCGTTCATCATTTCCATGGACGACTTCGTCATCACCTACTTCGTCGCCGGCGCCGGCTCCACCACCCTGCCGGTGTACATCTTCAGTTCGATCCGCATGGGTATTTCGCCGAAGATCAACGCGATTTCCTCGATCATTCTCGTGATTTCCATAGCGTTTGTTGCGTTGTCCTACTACGTCGGTCAGCGCAAACGCTGA
- a CDS encoding extracellular solute-binding protein, producing the protein MHLRRTSLALSILCGFSLASSAQAAGTLHFANWSDYYPPELLKKFEADTGIKATLDAYDSNETLLAKLKAGGGSYDVVVPSDSFIEIMVKEDLLQKFDKSKLPNLANLKPTFKELRFDPGHDYSVPYLWGTTGYSYDSTQVPGGKLEESWKSFFEPPAELKGKVVALNSIEEVYIPAAFYLGVDQCTEDPKVALQIQEVLLKQKPMLAMYNSDGTIERMAAGEVAMHEQWNGAFHRAHAQRSTLTYVYPKEGINVFIDNLVIPKDATNVAEAHTFINWMMQPENIAAASNFAKYNNAIEGSDKFMDKELFDDPAINTPADKLERLKPFKLCSPKALSLRSKVWTKLKK; encoded by the coding sequence ATGCACCTACGCCGTACCTCGCTCGCGCTGTCCATCCTCTGCGGTTTCAGCCTCGCCAGTTCGGCCCAGGCCGCCGGCACCCTGCACTTCGCCAACTGGTCGGACTATTACCCGCCGGAGCTGCTGAAGAAGTTCGAGGCCGACACCGGGATCAAGGCCACGCTGGACGCCTACGACTCCAACGAAACCCTGCTGGCCAAGCTGAAAGCCGGCGGCGGCAGCTATGACGTGGTAGTACCGTCCGACAGCTTTATCGAGATCATGGTCAAAGAGGACCTACTGCAGAAATTCGACAAGAGCAAACTGCCCAACCTGGCAAACCTCAAGCCAACCTTCAAGGAGCTGCGCTTCGACCCCGGCCACGACTACAGCGTGCCGTATCTGTGGGGTACCACGGGCTATAGCTATGACAGCACCCAAGTGCCGGGCGGCAAGCTGGAAGAAAGCTGGAAATCCTTCTTCGAACCACCGGCCGAGCTGAAGGGCAAGGTGGTGGCGCTCAACTCCATCGAAGAGGTGTACATCCCGGCGGCCTTCTACCTAGGCGTCGACCAGTGCACCGAAGACCCAAAGGTCGCGCTGCAAATCCAAGAAGTGCTGCTCAAGCAGAAGCCCATGCTGGCCATGTACAACAGCGACGGCACCATCGAGCGGATGGCCGCCGGTGAAGTGGCGATGCACGAACAGTGGAACGGAGCCTTCCACCGCGCCCACGCGCAGCGCTCGACCCTCACTTACGTCTATCCGAAGGAAGGTATCAACGTCTTCATCGACAACTTGGTCATCCCCAAAGACGCCACCAACGTCGCCGAGGCCCACACTTTTATCAACTGGATGATGCAGCCGGAGAACATCGCCGCCGCCTCCAACTTCGCCAAGTACAACAATGCCATCGAGGGCTCGGACAAGTTCATGGACAAGGAGTTGTTCGACGACCCGGCGATCAACACCCCGGCCGACAAACTCGAGCGCCTGAAGCCATTCAAACTCTGCTCGCCGAAGGCCCTGAGCCTGCGCAGCAAGGTCTGGACCAAGCTGAAGAAGTAA
- a CDS encoding histone deacetylase family protein: MLTIYSDDHHLHHGKHELIGGQFKPCFEMPSRADMVLDRAKAVALGNVQSPLDFGLAPIRRVHSEGFLRFLQNAWADWQAIGRSHDMLPIAWPTRRLRQVEPTDIDGRLGYYSFDAGAPITAGTWQAILSSANVALTGQAELAKGARGVFSLCRPPGHHAAADYMGGYCYLNNAAIAVQALLDLGAKRVAVLDVDYHHGNGTQDIFYDRADVLFTSIHGDPRFEYPYFLGFADEKGTGVGAGFNFNYPLAAGSDWSVWSLALADACRQIHEYAPDALVVSLGVDTFKADPISQFKLDSPDYLRMGEVIGKLGLQTLFVMEGGYAVEEIGINAVNVLQGFDSIA; the protein is encoded by the coding sequence ATGCTGACTATTTATAGCGACGACCATCACCTGCACCACGGCAAGCACGAGCTGATCGGCGGCCAATTCAAGCCCTGCTTCGAGATGCCCAGCCGCGCCGACATGGTGCTCGACCGAGCCAAAGCCGTTGCTCTCGGCAACGTGCAGAGCCCACTGGACTTTGGCCTGGCGCCGATCCGCCGGGTGCATAGCGAGGGCTTCCTGCGCTTTTTGCAAAACGCCTGGGCCGACTGGCAAGCCATCGGCCGTAGCCACGACATGCTGCCGATCGCCTGGCCCACCCGGCGCCTGCGACAAGTGGAACCGACCGACATCGACGGCCGCCTTGGCTACTACTCCTTCGACGCCGGCGCCCCCATCACCGCCGGTACCTGGCAGGCCATCCTCAGCTCGGCCAACGTCGCCCTGACCGGCCAGGCCGAACTGGCCAAGGGCGCGCGTGGGGTCTTCTCGCTGTGCCGGCCGCCGGGCCACCACGCCGCCGCCGACTATATGGGCGGCTATTGCTACCTGAACAACGCCGCCATCGCCGTGCAGGCGCTGCTCGATCTCGGCGCCAAACGCGTGGCGGTGCTGGATGTGGACTACCACCATGGCAACGGCACCCAGGACATCTTCTACGACCGCGCCGACGTGCTGTTCACCTCGATCCACGGCGACCCGCGCTTCGAGTACCCGTACTTCCTCGGCTTTGCCGACGAGAAAGGCACAGGTGTCGGTGCAGGCTTCAACTTCAACTATCCATTGGCTGCCGGCAGCGATTGGTCGGTCTGGAGCCTGGCGCTGGCGGATGCCTGCCGGCAGATTCACGAGTACGCACCAGACGCGCTGGTCGTATCGCTCGGGGTGGACACCTTCAAGGCAGACCCGATCTCGCAGTTCAAGCTGGACAGCCCGGACTACCTGCGAATGGGCGAAGTGATCGGCAAACTTGGGTTGCAGACCCTGTTCGTCATGGAGGGTGGCTATGCCGTAGAGGAGATCGGCATCAATGCCGTGAACGTGTTGCAGGGCTTCGACAGCATCGCGTAG
- a CDS encoding NirD/YgiW/YdeI family stress tolerance protein, whose amino-acid sequence MKAQVLALLFAPLLSGAALAAGGYTGPGANMQITTVAAALEAADDTPVMLQGQIVKRLKDDTYEFQDATGTLEVEIDDEDWPPQAVSEQAKVRLSGEVERHLTGREIDVDIVEVLK is encoded by the coding sequence ATGAAAGCTCAAGTACTCGCTCTGCTGTTTGCTCCACTGTTGTCCGGCGCGGCTCTGGCGGCCGGCGGTTACACCGGCCCGGGCGCCAATATGCAGATCACCACGGTCGCCGCGGCCCTGGAAGCTGCCGATGACACGCCGGTGATGCTGCAAGGGCAGATCGTCAAACGTCTGAAAGACGACACCTATGAGTTCCAGGATGCCACCGGCACCCTGGAAGTCGAGATCGATGATGAGGACTGGCCGCCGCAAGCCGTTTCCGAGCAGGCCAAGGTCAGGCTCAGCGGTGAAGTCGAACGCCACCTGACCGGCCGGGAAATCGACGTCGATATCGTCGAAGTGCTGAAGTAA